A genomic window from Agrobacterium larrymoorei includes:
- a CDS encoding ActS/PrrB/RegB family redox-sensitive histidine kinase: MAKQPVETTRFGRASRQIRLQTIVWLRWLAVAGQSATLLIVAFGLGFPLPLLTCALLIAALATANLFLSARFPPTYRLEPWEATLLLAFDLLQLTALIYITGGLSNPFAPLICVQVIIAFASQPLKHSLVLLFFALTCVTAIAFSPFPVPWYPGEELPIQLIIHIGIWCSIVAMMLFAAFYAYRVSHEANQLADALAATELVLEREKHLSQLDGLAAAAAHELGTPLATISVVAKEMQRELGQDERFSEDVALLRSQSERCRDILRRLTSLSAEGEEHIRRLPLSSLIEEVMAPHREFGVKLKLVEKSGRADEPVGARNAGILYGLGNLLENAVDYAKEMVTVTVAHDQQQVMVTIEDDGDGYSPDILARIGDPYVTERHNDSTAGGLGLGLFIAKTLLERSGASLTFENRGPNAAGAKVTVIWPRSVMEDNKGR; this comes from the coding sequence ATGGCGAAGCAGCCCGTAGAAACAACGCGGTTTGGCCGCGCCAGCCGCCAGATCAGGTTGCAGACCATTGTCTGGCTGCGCTGGCTTGCCGTGGCCGGACAGAGCGCCACGCTTCTGATCGTTGCATTCGGTCTTGGCTTTCCCCTGCCGCTACTGACCTGCGCGCTGCTCATTGCGGCGCTGGCGACAGCCAATCTCTTCCTGTCGGCTCGCTTTCCGCCGACCTATCGCCTGGAGCCCTGGGAAGCGACGCTGCTGCTTGCCTTCGACCTGCTGCAATTGACGGCGTTGATATATATTACCGGTGGCCTGTCCAACCCGTTTGCGCCACTAATCTGCGTTCAGGTCATTATTGCCTTTGCCTCGCAACCGCTGAAGCATTCTCTCGTTTTGCTGTTCTTCGCGCTGACCTGCGTGACAGCGATTGCCTTTTCGCCCTTTCCGGTCCCGTGGTATCCGGGCGAAGAACTGCCGATCCAGCTCATCATTCATATCGGCATCTGGTGCTCGATCGTGGCGATGATGCTGTTTGCCGCCTTTTATGCATACCGCGTGTCGCATGAGGCCAATCAGCTGGCCGATGCCCTTGCAGCAACCGAGCTGGTGCTGGAGCGGGAAAAACACCTTTCGCAACTGGATGGTCTCGCCGCAGCCGCCGCGCACGAGTTGGGAACGCCGCTGGCGACGATCAGTGTCGTTGCCAAGGAAATGCAACGCGAGCTTGGACAAGACGAGCGCTTTAGCGAGGATGTCGCGCTGCTGCGCAGCCAGAGCGAGCGATGCCGGGACATCCTGCGCCGGCTGACATCTCTGTCTGCCGAAGGCGAGGAACATATTCGCAGGCTTCCGCTCTCTTCGTTGATCGAGGAGGTGATGGCGCCACACCGGGAATTTGGCGTGAAACTCAAGTTGGTCGAGAAGTCCGGAAGGGCGGATGAGCCGGTTGGCGCGCGCAATGCCGGCATTCTCTACGGGCTAGGTAACCTGCTGGAAAACGCCGTCGATTATGCCAAGGAGATGGTGACTGTCACCGTGGCACATGACCAACAGCAGGTGATGGTGACGATCGAGGATGATGGCGATGGATATTCGCCGGATATCCTGGCGCGAATCGGCGATCCTTACGTGACCGAGCGGCACAATGATTCGACGGCTGGCGGTCTGGGACTAGGGCTCTTCATCGCCAAGACGTTACTGGAACGATCCGGCGCTTCGCTCACATTCGAAAATCGTGGACCAAATGCCGCAGGTGCGAAGGTCACCGTTATCTGGCCGCGATCCGTCATGGAGGATAATAAGGGCCGGTGA